The Virgibacillus sp. MSP4-1 genome has a segment encoding these proteins:
- a CDS encoding SH3 domain-containing protein, whose amino-acid sequence MGSSLKKSTILYLLLITVVSVSVLFLNMFTVSAATNYEGVALKNTTNVYSNTTRNSSALKDYPKGSILVYQSHNDNWYQATVYVDGQPKTGYINKDDVENATNSPKDLKGVALKNNTSVHSEASTKSGVLKSYDQGSILYYQTFSSDWYQAKVYVDGQPKTGYINKDDVENATNSPKDLKGVALKNRTSVYSEASTKSGALKSYNQGSILYYRTFSSDWYQATVYVNGQPKTGYIKKSHVDNVVKDQKNLKGLALKDRTAVYSEASTNASKLKSYSIGSLLYYQTFSSNWYEATVYVKGQPKTGYIHKSHVEPKAQNQKSFKGIGLNNPTSVYSEADTNSKALKSYDKGSVLIYQNFSENWYKATVYIDGNAQTGYIHKNHVENAVKDQKSLRGIGIKDNTVVHANASTNSKALKSYDAGSLLYYETFTSGWYEATVYVNGKRQTGYIHTNHVERVFDKQESLKGVAESKPTVVYSLAAKSSPKLKSYGEGSILYFKSFSDHWYEATVYVEGNRRTGYIPVESVNTDKLITETKNYNYSFERMVDIQMNSSPKADGAGQINASRDLVEYYANPSNFPLNSDGKYQYLVLSQPAGLNATETNNKILNNAGILAGEAQSFIDAARKYDVNEIYLISHALHETGNGTSTLATGVYVDNNGNVVDTKSKAAHTVYNVFGIGAYDDTPLKSGAKTAFENEWFSPRAAIIGGAKFVAEGYINEGQDTLYKMRWNPDNPGTHQYATHVAWASSQADRIGDIYKTINDYILVFEIPEYDDQPESTDKPATNFIKYPNNVKGEVTGDNLRFREGPSTNHDIIKELPAGKVVQILGTNGVWYKANVDGKTGWLHGNYINLLNLLDITATYLNVRSEPNTNNEPLGQISTTSVAGVLNSKDNLVKQNDWYQIHYNGKKAWISSNNNKWVKER is encoded by the coding sequence TTGGGGTCTTCCTTGAAAAAAAGTACCATACTATATTTGTTACTGATTACTGTAGTTAGTGTATCTGTTCTATTTTTGAACATGTTTACTGTAAGTGCAGCTACTAATTATGAAGGGGTTGCTTTAAAAAATACTACTAATGTGTATTCAAACACTACTAGAAATAGTAGCGCTTTAAAAGATTATCCAAAAGGTTCTATTTTGGTTTATCAATCCCACAATGATAATTGGTATCAAGCAACGGTTTACGTGGATGGACAACCCAAAACAGGTTATATTAATAAAGATGACGTAGAAAATGCAACAAATAGTCCAAAAGATTTAAAGGGTGTAGCACTAAAAAACAATACATCAGTACACAGTGAAGCATCTACCAAATCTGGTGTCCTTAAGTCCTATGATCAAGGGTCGATTTTATACTACCAAACCTTTTCATCAGACTGGTATCAGGCAAAGGTTTATGTGGATGGACAACCCAAAACAGGTTATATTAATAAAGATGACGTAGAAAATGCAACTAATAGTCCAAAAGATTTAAAGGGTGTAGCGCTAAAAAACAGAACATCAGTATACAGTGAAGCATCTACCAAATCTGGTGCCCTCAAGTCCTATAATCAAGGGTCGATTTTATACTACCGAACCTTTTCATCAGACTGGTACCAGGCGACAGTTTACGTGAATGGACAGCCTAAAACAGGGTATATAAAGAAATCACATGTTGATAACGTTGTAAAGGATCAGAAGAATTTAAAAGGATTAGCACTAAAAGATAGAACAGCTGTTTATTCCGAAGCATCAACTAATGCTAGTAAATTAAAATCGTATTCTATTGGATCCCTGTTATATTATCAAACCTTTTCATCAAATTGGTATGAAGCAACCGTTTATGTAAAAGGTCAACCTAAAACAGGATATATCCATAAATCTCATGTAGAACCTAAAGCCCAAAATCAAAAAAGTTTTAAAGGAATTGGTTTAAACAATCCTACGTCCGTTTATTCTGAAGCGGATACTAATTCCAAGGCATTAAAATCATATGATAAAGGTTCTGTATTAATTTATCAAAACTTCTCTGAAAACTGGTATAAAGCTACTGTATATATAGACGGTAATGCACAGACAGGGTATATCCATAAAAACCATGTCGAAAATGCGGTGAAAGATCAAAAGTCCTTGAGGGGCATTGGAATTAAAGATAACACAGTTGTTCATGCCAATGCTTCCACAAATTCTAAAGCATTAAAGTCTTATGATGCCGGAAGTCTATTATACTATGAAACTTTCACATCAGGTTGGTATGAGGCAACCGTTTATGTAAATGGAAAACGACAGACCGGTTATATACACACCAATCATGTAGAGAGGGTTTTTGACAAGCAAGAAAGCCTAAAAGGTGTTGCTGAATCTAAGCCTACAGTAGTTTATTCGTTAGCTGCAAAAAGTTCTCCAAAATTAAAGAGTTACGGTGAGGGTAGTATTCTATACTTTAAATCGTTTTCCGATCACTGGTATGAAGCTACTGTTTATGTAGAAGGAAACCGAAGAACAGGTTACATTCCTGTAGAGTCGGTAAATACTGATAAGCTAATAACCGAAACGAAAAATTACAATTATTCATTTGAGAGAATGGTAGATATTCAGATGAATAGTTCTCCAAAAGCAGACGGAGCAGGGCAAATAAATGCTAGTAGAGATTTAGTAGAATACTATGCTAATCCATCTAATTTTCCGCTAAATTCTGATGGGAAATACCAATACCTTGTGCTCTCTCAACCTGCAGGATTAAATGCGACAGAAACAAACAATAAGATTTTAAATAATGCGGGAATTTTAGCTGGAGAAGCACAATCATTCATTGATGCTGCCAGAAAATACGATGTTAATGAAATTTACCTTATCTCTCATGCTTTACATGAAACCGGAAATGGTACATCTACATTAGCGACTGGTGTTTATGTTGATAATAATGGGAACGTAGTTGATACCAAAAGCAAGGCAGCACACACAGTTTATAACGTGTTTGGTATTGGCGCATATGATGATACACCGTTAAAGAGCGGAGCTAAAACTGCGTTTGAAAATGAGTGGTTTTCACCACGTGCGGCAATTATAGGAGGAGCTAAGTTTGTAGCAGAAGGATATATTAATGAAGGTCAGGATACCCTTTATAAAATGAGATGGAATCCGGATAATCCAGGTACACACCAATATGCTACACATGTAGCTTGGGCTTCCAGCCAGGCAGATAGAATTGGTGATATCTATAAAACAATTAATGATTACATTCTTGTTTTTGAAATTCCGGAATATGATGATCAACCTGAATCAACAGACAAACCGGCTACTAATTTTATAAAATATCCAAACAATGTAAAAGGTGAAGTTACAGGAGATAATTTAAGGTTTAGAGAAGGCCCGAGCACTAACCATGACATCATTAAGGAATTACCTGCAGGCAAGGTTGTACAAATATTAGGTACCAATGGTGTATGGTACAAAGCAAATGTTGACGGAAAAACCGGCTGGTTACATGGCAACTATATCAACCTGCTAAATTTACTGGATATCACCGCAACATATTTAAATGTACGTTCAGAGCCTAATACAAATAATGAACCTCTTGGACAAATAAGTACAACAAGTGTAGCTGGTGTACTTAATAGTAAAGATAACCTTGTTAAGCAAAATGACTGGTATCAAATTCATTACAATGGTAAAAAGGCCTGGATTAGCAGTAACAATAATAAATGGGTTAAAGAAAGATAA
- a CDS encoding O-antigen ligase — MSNQNQTIKLHPVVQVVLFCLLILNFLHLTKYDPLFNVGLSSINITLALLCGTLVYYVLWNRLSINGPVRNIMITFIILSFFQTISYVINIDDNSMQELLRLLLYFGLILTFILIKWDSESLTKFGHFLSVLVLLILIDWVSSGYQTHLFKGSLLRHPNALAVLLFTFLYFQILSIRFTVGFQRVYFIYTLMVNLLLIYSTGSRSIFLSIFLVFISALLLKYIKKFYRLFFLILISFSLVFFYLFVKLSDMKIGHTLNSISLNLLDKPLFNGRQKVWSQIWPHVTESPLVGHGVEVDGRQFTNPVFTAHNQYLQMALEVGVLGLAVFLVLLFLIWKLLIISADKNFAANLSISFFVAILIYENFELTLFQNNYEIGMMQWLVITSGIYFNQSSYRKKQKSI; from the coding sequence ATGTCAAATCAAAATCAGACAATAAAACTACATCCTGTCGTGCAGGTGGTACTGTTTTGCCTGCTAATACTCAATTTTCTACACTTAACTAAATATGATCCTTTATTTAATGTTGGATTAAGTAGCATAAATATAACTTTAGCATTATTGTGTGGAACTTTGGTTTATTATGTATTGTGGAATAGGCTGTCGATAAATGGTCCAGTAAGAAACATCATGATAACATTTATTATTTTATCATTTTTTCAAACAATTAGTTATGTGATTAATATTGACGATAATTCAATGCAAGAATTATTAAGACTTCTACTATATTTCGGTTTAATTTTAACTTTTATACTCATTAAATGGGACTCTGAAAGTTTGACCAAATTTGGGCATTTTTTATCTGTCTTGGTTTTGCTTATTTTAATAGATTGGGTATCTTCAGGTTACCAAACACACTTATTCAAAGGTAGCTTATTAAGACACCCTAATGCATTGGCTGTTTTATTGTTTACTTTTCTATATTTTCAAATACTCTCTATAAGATTCACAGTAGGTTTCCAACGTGTGTATTTTATATATACGCTGATGGTTAATTTGCTGTTAATATATTCTACTGGCTCAAGATCAATATTTCTAAGTATTTTTCTTGTTTTTATATCTGCTTTGCTGTTAAAGTATATTAAAAAATTTTACCGACTATTTTTTCTTATCCTTATATCATTTAGTTTAGTATTTTTTTATCTATTTGTTAAATTATCAGATATGAAAATTGGACATACACTTAATAGTATTTCTCTGAATTTATTAGATAAACCGTTGTTTAACGGAAGACAAAAAGTTTGGTCGCAAATATGGCCACATGTTACAGAATCCCCATTAGTTGGCCATGGAGTAGAAGTTGATGGGAGACAATTTACCAACCCTGTTTTTACAGCACATAATCAATATTTACAAATGGCCTTGGAAGTGGGTGTTCTGGGGTTGGCAGTTTTCCTGGTTTTACTATTTTTGATATGGAAATTATTAATAATAAGTGCAGATAAAAATTTTGCAGCAAATCTATCTATCTCCTTTTTTGTTGCGATATTAATTTATGAGAATTTTGAACTTACTCTATTTCAAAATAATTATGAAATCGGTATGATGCAGTGGCTGGTCATAACATCAGGAATTTATTTTAATCAAAGCAGTTATAGAAAAAAGCAGAAAAGTATTTAG
- the tagH gene encoding teichoic acids export ABC transporter ATP-binding subunit TagH encodes MEKSVIVKNVSKKYKLYHGNRERILDLLRPRKDYGETFYALKDVSFEVNKGEIVGFVGMNGSGKSTLSNIIAGVIPQTSGEVFIDGQASLIAVNVGLDRKLTGRENIKLKLLMLGFSPNEIEKMEEDIIEFSEIGKFIDQPVKSYSSGMKSRLGFSISIKIDPEILIIDEALSVGDKSFSTKSFDKMMEFKEQGKTMFFVSHSINQMKKFCEKIIWLDFGQIKMNGNTDEVLPLYEEYIEKNKKKVKKKRKKQRT; translated from the coding sequence ATGGAAAAATCCGTTATAGTTAAGAATGTATCTAAAAAATATAAATTATATCATGGTAATCGTGAACGTATATTAGACCTCTTACGTCCCCGGAAAGATTATGGAGAGACTTTCTATGCGCTGAAAGATGTTTCTTTTGAAGTAAATAAGGGAGAAATTGTAGGATTTGTAGGAATGAACGGTTCAGGTAAATCAACCCTTTCAAATATTATTGCAGGTGTAATTCCTCAGACTTCCGGTGAAGTGTTTATTGATGGTCAGGCTTCATTAATTGCCGTTAATGTAGGCCTGGATAGAAAATTAACAGGAAGAGAAAACATTAAGTTAAAATTATTAATGTTAGGTTTCAGTCCAAATGAAATAGAAAAGATGGAGGAGGATATTATTGAATTTTCCGAGATAGGGAAATTTATTGATCAGCCAGTTAAATCTTATTCCAGTGGTATGAAATCAAGACTGGGCTTTTCCATTTCTATTAAAATTGATCCTGAAATTTTAATAATTGACGAAGCTTTGTCAGTTGGAGATAAAAGCTTTTCAACGAAGAGTTTTGACAAAATGATGGAATTTAAAGAGCAAGGTAAGACAATGTTTTTTGTCAGTCATTCTATTAACCAAATGAAAAAGTTTTGTGAAAAGATTATTTGGTTAGATTTCGGTCAAATTAAAATGAATGGAAATACTGATGAGGTTTTGCCTTTGTATGAGGAATATATTGAAAAGAATAAGAAGAAAGTGAAAAAGAAGAGGAAGAAGCAGAGGACATAA
- a CDS encoding ABC transporter permease, producing MKSALVVLKEQFKFFYLIRRLSLYELKSNNAKNYLGMAWEVINPAIQIVIFWFVFGVGMRDRGTIEGMPFFHWLLAGIVVWFFVNQGILKGTKSIFSKIKILSKMNFPMSIIPNYIIVAQLYPHVFLLFIAMVILNFLGYPISEYYLQIPYFMFGVLALLFSFSLITSTLATIIPDVHAFIQSTMRMLLYLSPILWSPERLPGNLETIVKLNPFYYIIEGYRHSLLGMDWYLIVNWEYTLYFWLIVIFFFVAGSYLHVKFRRHFIDFI from the coding sequence ATGAAGTCTGCCTTAGTTGTGCTTAAGGAACAATTCAAATTTTTCTACTTAATCAGAAGACTTTCTTTATATGAACTTAAAAGTAATAATGCAAAAAATTACTTAGGTATGGCTTGGGAAGTGATTAACCCAGCCATACAAATTGTTATATTTTGGTTTGTTTTTGGTGTTGGAATGAGGGATAGAGGTACAATAGAAGGCATGCCATTTTTTCACTGGCTATTGGCCGGGATTGTTGTCTGGTTTTTTGTTAACCAGGGGATATTAAAAGGGACGAAATCAATTTTTTCCAAAATAAAGATTTTATCTAAGATGAATTTTCCTATGAGTATTATTCCAAATTATATTATTGTCGCTCAACTTTACCCTCATGTATTTTTACTCTTTATTGCAATGGTCATATTAAACTTCTTAGGATATCCAATAAGTGAATATTACCTTCAAATTCCATATTTTATGTTTGGTGTATTAGCATTATTGTTTAGTTTTTCATTAATCACATCTACATTGGCTACCATTATTCCGGATGTGCATGCTTTTATACAATCCACCATGAGAATGTTACTCTATCTTTCCCCAATCTTATGGTCGCCGGAAAGATTGCCGGGGAACTTGGAAACGATAGTGAAGTTGAATCCATTTTATTATATTATAGAGGGATACCGGCATTCCCTATTAGGGATGGATTGGTATTTGATTGTGAATTGGGAATATACGCTGTATTTCTGGCTTATTGTTATCTTTTTCTTTGTTGCTGGATCCTATTTACATGTAAAGTTCAGACGACATTTCATTGATTTCATTTAG
- a CDS encoding CDP-glycerol glycerophosphotransferase family protein yields MIKKMILRVVRSKRTQKLFRLIFLLSSKLPVKNNLVIFESFHGKQYSDSPKAIYEHMKKYHSANLVWSVDRRYTQLFEQWSIPYMVRFTPKWFFYFPRAKYWVNNVRFPKWFPKPKKTTYVQTWHGTPLKKLGVDIKDVKMPGTSTETYHNNFVSEAKKWDILVSPNSYSTEIFKSAFQYNGKIAETGYPRNDFLYNYSERDVQTVRNKLNIPKDKKVILYTPTWRDNNYYSVGRYKFDIQLNLDLMKDSLGENYVVLVRMHYLVADRIDKNKYGDFVIDVSKYPDISDLYIISDLLITDYSSTFFDFANLKRPILFFAYDLEEYKDELRGFYFDFLNQAPGPIVKTTEELIRKIKLLDEENPVNSEAFSKFHNKFCSLEDGTSAQKVAEAFYP; encoded by the coding sequence TTGATTAAAAAGATGATATTACGTGTGGTAAGAAGTAAACGAACACAAAAACTTTTTCGTCTTATATTTTTATTATCAAGCAAACTTCCTGTAAAAAATAATTTGGTGATATTTGAAAGCTTCCATGGAAAACAGTATAGTGATAGTCCCAAAGCCATTTATGAACACATGAAAAAATATCACTCAGCAAATCTAGTTTGGAGTGTGGATCGCCGCTACACACAATTATTTGAACAATGGAGCATACCGTATATGGTTCGATTTACACCAAAGTGGTTTTTTTACTTCCCAAGAGCTAAATACTGGGTGAATAATGTGAGGTTTCCAAAATGGTTTCCAAAACCAAAGAAGACCACTTATGTACAAACGTGGCACGGGACACCTTTGAAAAAGCTGGGGGTAGATATTAAAGACGTAAAAATGCCAGGGACATCAACAGAAACTTATCACAATAATTTTGTATCAGAGGCAAAAAAATGGGATATTCTTGTTTCGCCTAATTCATATTCAACAGAGATTTTTAAAAGTGCTTTTCAATATAATGGGAAGATTGCAGAGACAGGCTACCCGAGAAATGACTTTTTGTATAATTATAGTGAACGGGATGTTCAGACTGTCCGGAATAAGTTAAATATTCCTAAGGATAAAAAAGTTATATTATATACCCCAACTTGGAGAGATAATAATTACTATAGTGTTGGACGATATAAATTTGACATTCAGCTTAATCTGGACTTAATGAAGGATTCATTGGGTGAAAATTATGTTGTTCTGGTACGAATGCATTATTTGGTTGCCGATCGAATTGATAAGAATAAATATGGTGATTTTGTCATTGATGTATCTAAATATCCAGATATAAGTGACCTTTATATTATCTCTGATCTGTTAATTACAGACTATTCTTCAACATTCTTTGATTTTGCGAATCTTAAAAGACCCATACTGTTTTTTGCGTATGATCTGGAAGAATATAAGGATGAATTAAGAGGTTTCTATTTTGACTTTTTAAACCAAGCCCCTGGACCTATTGTGAAAACAACTGAAGAACTAATTAGAAAAATAAAATTGTTAGATGAAGAGAACCCTGTGAATTCTGAAGCATTCAGCAAATTTCACAATAAATTCTGTTCATTAGAGGATGGTACTTCGGCTCAAAAAGTAGCAGAGGCCTTCTATCCATAA
- the tagD gene encoding glycerol-3-phosphate cytidylyltransferase has product MKKVITYGTFDLLHNGHINLLRRAKALGDHLTVAISTDEFNAIKDKKAYHSYENRKVILEAIRYVDKVIPENNWEQKIQDVKDHNIDIFVMGDDWEGKFDFLKDYCEVVYLPRTVGISTTKIKEDLFRIDNG; this is encoded by the coding sequence TTGAAGAAAGTCATAACTTATGGAACCTTTGATTTGTTGCATAATGGCCATATTAACTTACTTCGACGCGCTAAGGCACTTGGTGACCACCTAACTGTAGCAATATCAACAGATGAATTTAATGCAATCAAAGACAAAAAAGCTTACCACAGCTATGAAAACCGCAAAGTTATTTTGGAAGCGATTCGTTATGTAGATAAAGTTATCCCTGAAAATAATTGGGAACAAAAAATCCAGGATGTTAAAGACCATAACATCGATATATTTGTTATGGGGGACGATTGGGAAGGTAAGTTTGATTTTCTAAAGGATTATTGCGAAGTGGTTTACTTACCTCGCACAGTCGGAATTTCTACTACAAAAATTAAGGAAGACTTATTTAGGATTGACAATGGTTAG
- a CDS encoding CDP-glycerol glycerophosphotransferase family protein, giving the protein MLKLFPQRDKTTFVASFGDNVHYVAKELQKYNYGQLVILQESNCRTDFTELSNNNTVILDFETFNLVHFIKGIYHLATSKVVFVDNYFGFLSAVDFKENVTCVQLWHAAGAIKQFGLKDPSIHSRSDLAVKRFKKVYQRFHYVVVGSEKMASIFRKSFGLGNENILRTGVPRTDFFFETEKHKLIIQGLEQQYPILKNKKVLLYAPTFRDGKLNSFELALNLEKLYQELKSEYVILLRLHPAIKSRFNNAYSDFVIDVSSYEKLHDLLLVTDYVITDYSSIPFEFSLLGKPMIFFTYDLEDYKSLRGFYADYEANLPGPMVKTTEEIIRLIQNNDFDLDLIEEFASQWNEYSQGHSSETLIKTIYQKQVQLDEAIKRKRPSY; this is encoded by the coding sequence ATGTTAAAATTATTTCCCCAAAGAGATAAAACAACATTTGTGGCTTCCTTTGGGGATAATGTACACTACGTTGCTAAAGAATTACAAAAATATAATTATGGGCAATTAGTGATTCTTCAAGAGTCAAACTGTCGTACTGACTTCACAGAATTAAGTAACAACAATACCGTCATTTTAGACTTTGAAACTTTTAATCTTGTCCATTTTATAAAAGGAATCTATCATTTAGCCACATCCAAAGTAGTCTTTGTTGACAATTACTTTGGATTTTTATCTGCAGTTGACTTTAAGGAAAATGTTACTTGTGTACAGCTTTGGCACGCTGCAGGGGCAATAAAACAATTTGGATTAAAGGATCCTTCCATTCATTCCCGCAGTGATTTAGCGGTAAAACGATTCAAAAAGGTTTACCAACGTTTTCATTATGTTGTGGTTGGTTCAGAGAAAATGGCCAGTATTTTTCGAAAGAGCTTTGGGTTAGGGAATGAAAATATATTACGTACAGGTGTACCGCGTACAGATTTCTTTTTTGAAACCGAAAAACATAAGTTAATTATTCAGGGGTTGGAACAGCAATATCCAATACTCAAAAACAAAAAAGTACTTCTTTATGCACCCACCTTTAGGGATGGAAAATTAAATTCCTTTGAACTCGCTTTGAACCTGGAAAAATTATATCAGGAACTCAAGAGCGAATATGTTATACTTCTTAGGCTGCACCCTGCCATTAAATCCCGCTTTAATAATGCGTATTCTGATTTTGTCATAGATGTTTCAAGTTATGAAAAGTTGCATGATTTGTTATTAGTTACAGATTATGTCATTACAGATTATTCATCAATTCCATTTGAATTTTCTCTTCTTGGTAAACCAATGATTTTTTTCACATATGATTTAGAGGATTATAAATCTTTGCGAGGATTTTATGCAGACTATGAAGCAAATTTACCAGGACCAATGGTTAAAACAACAGAAGAAATTATCCGTCTTATTCAGAATAATGATTTTGACTTAGACCTAATTGAGGAATTTGCTTCTCAGTGGAATGAATATTCTCAGGGTCATTCAAGTGAAACTCTTATTAAAACTATATATCAAAAGCAAGTCCAGCTTGATGAAGCCATAAAACGAAAGCGTCCTTCTTACTAA
- the galU gene encoding UTP--glucose-1-phosphate uridylyltransferase GalU yields MKPIKKAIIPAAGLGTRFLPATKAMPKEMLPIVDRPTIQYIVEEAVESGIEDIIIVTGKGKRAIEDHFDHNFELEDNLIKKGKFELLEKVNYSASVDIHYIRQKEPLGLGHAVWCARKFIGDEPFGVLLGDDIVKADPPGLKQLMDKYKETGGPILGVQDVPDNETHRYGIVNPHKHHDGLYQIQSLVEKPNPGSAPSNLAIMGRYVLTPEIFSYLSLHKKGSGGEIQLTDAIQKLNEAKAVYAYSFKGRRYDVGEKLGFIKTTIEFALEDEEIGEDLEEFLRRIRLRKRPS; encoded by the coding sequence GTGAAACCCATCAAAAAGGCTATCATTCCAGCAGCTGGACTAGGGACGAGATTCCTGCCTGCTACAAAGGCTATGCCAAAAGAAATGCTCCCTATTGTAGATCGCCCTACCATTCAATATATAGTAGAAGAAGCAGTGGAATCAGGAATTGAGGATATCATCATTGTGACTGGTAAAGGAAAAAGAGCTATTGAGGACCATTTTGATCATAACTTTGAACTAGAAGATAATCTTATCAAAAAAGGGAAATTTGAACTTCTTGAGAAGGTGAATTATTCAGCATCTGTCGATATTCATTATATTAGACAGAAAGAACCATTAGGATTAGGACATGCAGTATGGTGTGCCCGGAAATTTATTGGGGATGAGCCTTTTGGAGTTCTACTGGGTGACGATATTGTGAAGGCCGATCCCCCAGGGCTTAAACAGTTAATGGACAAATATAAGGAAACTGGTGGGCCTATTTTGGGTGTACAAGACGTACCGGACAATGAAACTCATCGTTATGGAATTGTGAATCCACACAAGCATCACGATGGACTTTATCAAATCCAATCTTTAGTCGAGAAACCTAATCCAGGGTCTGCTCCCTCTAATCTGGCTATTATGGGACGATATGTATTGACCCCTGAGATCTTTTCTTATTTATCTTTGCATAAAAAAGGAAGTGGTGGAGAAATTCAGTTGACTGATGCTATTCAAAAGCTAAACGAAGCAAAAGCAGTTTATGCATATTCATTTAAAGGGAGAAGATACGACGTAGGAGAAAAACTTGGGTTTATTAAGACAACGATTGAGTTCGCTCTGGAGGATGAGGAAATTGGGGAAGATCTGGAGGAATTTCTGAGGCGGATTCGGTTAAGAAAACGTCCTTCTTAA
- a CDS encoding UDP-glucose/GDP-mannose dehydrogenase family protein, with product MKVTVVGTGYVGLVTGAALAEIGHTVTCLDIDKDKVELLRSGKSPIYEPGLEELLQTNLKRRRLYFTYNEKKAYKQATIIIIAVGTPSRENGSANLSYIKDVAKTIGTYAVDDSIIVTKSTVPVGTNDYIDSLIKRFNNHRTNIEVVSNPEFLREGSAVHDTFHGDRMVIGSRTKWAAQVIEDMYKPLNIPIFKTDVRSAEMIKYAANAFLATKISFINEIANLCSKLDANINDVSTGMGLDHRIGEKFLKAGIGYGGSCFPKDTKALSQIAANLEHDFELLRSVIKVNNMQQRLLVDIAKSIFPSLRGVKIAILGLAFKPNTDDMREAPSIPIVNELINEGACIQAYDPVAINNANSVLPTQVQYVYRLEDALQGTHCAMIVTDWDEFKTMDLDLFPDKMATPIVLDGRNCFSLEAIEGIDMDYHSIGRPSIIGRNQKRRETIKW from the coding sequence ATGAAAGTTACTGTTGTAGGAACTGGTTATGTAGGCTTAGTCACAGGAGCTGCTTTGGCGGAAATTGGCCATACGGTCACATGCCTGGATATCGATAAAGATAAAGTAGAATTGTTAAGGTCAGGTAAATCGCCAATATATGAACCGGGATTAGAAGAGCTTTTGCAAACGAATCTAAAGCGCCGGCGGTTATATTTTACGTATAACGAAAAAAAGGCATATAAGCAGGCAACAATTATCATTATAGCGGTTGGCACGCCATCCAGAGAGAATGGTTCAGCTAATCTTTCTTATATTAAGGATGTAGCGAAAACGATTGGAACGTACGCAGTCGATGATTCCATAATTGTAACAAAAAGTACAGTACCAGTGGGGACAAATGATTATATAGATTCATTGATTAAACGATTTAATAATCACCGGACAAATATAGAGGTAGTCTCAAATCCTGAGTTCTTACGTGAAGGATCGGCTGTTCACGATACTTTTCATGGTGACCGTATGGTTATTGGATCAAGAACAAAGTGGGCAGCTCAAGTCATTGAGGACATGTATAAACCACTCAATATCCCTATTTTTAAAACAGATGTACGTAGTGCAGAAATGATTAAATATGCGGCCAATGCGTTCTTAGCTACAAAAATTAGTTTTATAAATGAAATTGCTAATCTTTGCAGTAAGCTCGATGCCAATATAAACGATGTGTCGACTGGTATGGGATTAGATCATCGTATAGGTGAAAAGTTTTTAAAGGCAGGAATCGGCTATGGAGGATCCTGTTTTCCAAAGGATACAAAGGCCTTGTCACAGATTGCAGCAAATTTAGAGCATGATTTTGAATTATTAAGATCAGTCATTAAGGTAAATAATATGCAACAAAGATTATTAGTTGACATAGCAAAATCAATTTTTCCTTCCCTAAGAGGAGTAAAAATTGCGATATTAGGTCTTGCATTTAAGCCGAATACGGATGATATGCGGGAGGCACCATCTATACCAATCGTTAACGAATTAATTAACGAAGGAGCATGCATTCAAGCCTATGATCCGGTAGCCATAAATAATGCTAATTCTGTATTACCTACTCAGGTTCAATACGTATACAGATTAGAGGATGCTTTACAGGGTACTCACTGTGCAATGATTGTAACAGATTGGGATGAATTTAAAACGATGGATTTAGATTTATTTCCAGACAAGATGGCAACCCCAATCGTTTTAGATGGACGCAATTGTTTCTCCCTTGAAGCTATTGAAGGAATAGACATGGATTATCATTCAATAGGCAGACCTTCTATTATAGGGAGAAACCAAAAGAGAAGGGAGACGATAAAGTGGTGA